The Glycine max cultivar Williams 82 chromosome 17, Glycine_max_v4.0, whole genome shotgun sequence genome contains the following window.
CAAGATCCAATAAAAGCTGAACTAATCATTTGTTGTTTATTTCACGACACCAGCCACAAGCTAATAgccacatgttcaatttatacCTCATGGGGCACACTGCATGTGATCAAGAGTGCATCTGATCTTAACCTCCATTTTTATTACTTGAACTACTTAAATcataatgatattattaaatattaccaCTAATGATATTTTTAGGAATCAAACTTCCAAACAAATCCCATTGACTCTATAAACTAAGTTGACGGGCTGCCAAGTATTTTAGCCATTCTTGATCCAAAACAgacctttatctttttttattttcaaatttcttcTCAAGTTTTCCCCGTAGGCCAATTTGGGTATGATGTAAGGCTGCTAAGTGGAtataagaatttaatagtaaaacAGTATAAGTTTCTTGTCAAACTTTCATTCAGACTTGATTATGTCAATATGCACATACCATAAACTATGgtatacttaaaatttataattaggaAAATTGAATTAGCAATTATAAATATAGCTACTTTGTGAAAGTTAACTTTCTTCAGATATTAtcccctcattttcaaaataattcacTTTACAGATTTTGATtcgttataaattattttaaaatccaaaaaatatcaattaatattgtTCAACTTTATCCTTGTGAATAATATCTTCAATATCTTCATTTAGTGCAATGAGATACATTATAAATTGAGATCATCTGTCcggatgataattatttttacaattcgATCTTATGGATTAGGTTCGATCCGatacaaaaacattcaacacatcacatataatattaataaaatgagagagaaatataatttaataactcattttcttttaaaattgaaaatatttaacaacCTTAGTATATGTGTAAAAccttaaatgataattatttatatagctttaaaattggaaaaaatattaaaacatataatatttaatgtttaaaaaactttttggaCAATTTTACTACGTAATTTTCTTTCTATTACTTTTTAACCATTATTGCAAGGATAATGATTAATAAAATCGTAAACAAAGTTTCAATGAAATTAGTTATTGCTAAGCTAGCTGAAAAGTAAAGATTCAACTcttatgaaatgaaaaaaaaaacaagaaatcttAGTCGttgatgaaaaaattaatgatcGATGTTTAGTGCACAAGCATTAGAAATCATGAATGTATTGAAATTTAACtgctaattttattataaaaaaattgagattacatattttatctttactcaTTTCACATTAGTCAAATCCAAAAATTagagttttgaattttgatgtttATACTACTTAAAcaacattttaatatatatacaaaagtaaatacataaaaaataaattttacagtcgtaaatttatttaaaacttttgaTATCAGAGTGCGTACATTTATAGATATAAATAGTGTgcattttgtatatttatagAGTGTAATTTATATAGCACCGTTTAAATTAGTAAATACGAATTTAAAACCGAATTCTTTTGGGAGAAATAGCTTCCCAAGAGCATCTCCGTGATGTTTATTAAGTAGCCCACTTTAAGTTTTAAGTGACTTTAAAgtggttttacttctttttttactgcaaaaaGTGGTTTTTACCTTGTCACATTAAATTCAAGCAACTCATCCAGattttaatccaaaaatgtGATTTATAAgtaatatacatttttatatttttttatttgctcttaatttttattttaccattaaaatattaatttgtaaacaataaattatttatttattcattagcTATCGTTCTTTATAAAAGAACTGTACTTATATTTAAGCAACTCATCTGCCAGCTAGATTAGCTCTAgtgaaaaagataataaaaacaGTTCTTTTAGTTTAAGAAACTCTTCATTGATGTTGCTATAACTAGTAACCAAATATGCACTGTTCAGATTgcatatctttcctttcaattgCAATAGTCGACAAAGCAGTAAACAGAACCATCTGCCAGCTACTAAAACCGAGTAAAACGTAGGATTTCCTCCATAAAGTGCAAGTGACCAAACGCTATGTCAAGTTGCCAACAAAGGCCGTTTACAAAATAGTTTTGCGCGTGACACATTAAAAAAAGGCACAAATGTAATGCTCCATTTCTTTCAAATGGTAATCCATATTAATTGGTGCCAATTCATGCATCTTACACCCATCCTATgatcaaaatgtaaaaaaatgagGTCATtataatagaaaagagaaagagtgGTGTTTAACCACTGAGTTGAATTTTATAGTAAGGTACACTTTGCGTCAAGTTTGTGCCGTTGTAATTTTCAGTTTGTTACATAGTAGTGGTCCTGCCATCCCCCTCACTCTCTTGATGAATTATTATGATATTTGCTACTGAGAGAGTACATAGTGATTAGTGAGAAGGATTTATTAGCACACCACTTGTGTGCcaagaaagagaaggaaacaACATATAGATGGATGAGGTGGTCAGGTTTTATGGTAGGTGACTAAACAACCACCTTGTGCTCACATGTCTTCTTTTATGTGTATTATAAAATCTACCTTTCTATCCCTTCATATGTAATCACTTGGGGGTACCTATCCCAGTTTTTCAACACCTCATTCATTTCTCTTtgatgcaaagaaaaataattacccCACATACATGTCACCTTTGGAGTTTATGATTATATAATTTAGTAGTACATTTCTAAAATGCAAGATGGGAAGTGTGGCAAAACAAACAGTACCAATCTGTGGTACAGTACCACACACATCAGTTAGAATTCATTCCTGGACTTTCTAAGAGAACCAAAATAGTGAGCTTAACTTTGCAGAAATGAAAACAATTCTATGAACAAAGTAATAAGTAATAACATATCGCatccagaaaaagaaaattaagaaaaaaaacaaaaaaaggaagagaacaCTGAACAGTATATTATGAACTAGTTGAAAAGTCTGAACAAAAACAGAAATactctgaagaagaagaagaagacacaTATCCTGTAAAGAATGAATGGAATGAATGCAGAAACATTTCTATACAGTTTCAATCTTCACTCTGAAGTTGCAACACTGATGGAATGGAATAATAAACCATGTCACCTTTGGCTATGAGATAAGGCCTACCAGTGCCTCCTGTTTGTGGTTGTCTTCTACTATCCACCAGGGTCTGTTACTGTTAGAGTCAGCATGGCTATAGCTTTCTTCCTCAGTAGAAGCAGGAAGATTAAGATCAAGGAAGTCCCTAATTTCTGCCACTGGTTCCTGAGGCACAATTGTTTGAAAGTTTCTACTCTCAGACCcaccaaccatatgagatctcTTATGGCCACCCAAGGCTTGGCCAGAAGGAAAAACCTTGAAGCAAATTGGGCACTCATGGTGTCCCTTGCTCTTCTTGGACTCATTAACTGTTTCCCCCTCATTATGTAGACTAGCACCATGTTGATGTTCCACCAGATACTCACTATCACTGTTCTTCATGAGCTTGTTTTCAGTTGCTATTGGGTCAGGAGAGGGATCAGTTTCAATGCTGTTCTCACTGCTCTCATTCGTTGAAGCAAAGCATCCTTTGATCTTCTTGTGGCTAGCTCTATGGCCTCCAAGTGCTTGGTATGAGTGGAAGATTTTGTTGCAAGTGGTACACTCAAACTTGCCTCTCTTGTTAGAGTTCTTGCTAGATTCAGCTTCTGAAGCCTTGTCCACCAAGTTCTTATTTGACTTCATTTCagaaccagaaaactttgtctTGATTGAACTGTACTTATTGCCAGTAGTAGTAACCGACTTTGATAAAACTGATTCTGTTCCATTGACTCTGCTCCTCCCATGTTCACCTTCAGAATCCTCCAATGCAGACACATACTCAAGCTCAGACTTGGCTCTTTCATACCCTTTATTGGAAACTCTACTTTTGTTCACTCTAAATCCATTTTCAGGAATCTCAGTAGTAATATTATCACTAGCAGCAATAGTAGTCAAAAGTTGTGAACTCGTCCCCCTGATTGAGTTGGGATTTTCCGAATTGCCAACCTCCCACTTGTTGTCACTTTGCTTGGTCACTTTTGCTGTTTTAGGAGGGAAGTTCTTGTTGCTGCAATCAAATTTGGTGACCAAATTAGTTCGAACCGAAGATCGAGCTTCGAAATAAGCAGAGTTATTGTCAGAGGACTCAGCCACAGAATGACGACCACTCCAAGGACTCACATCCCTACTAAGCATCATCAAGCTCATAGCAACCTCTTCTTGCTCTTGCTCAACCTCagagagagaagaagatgaaggatTCGCAAAAGACACAACAGAAGaagttgttgctgctgctgcagAAGAAGCAACCACCGTGTACCTTGTTCTTCTCTTGGACCTTCTTCTCTTATTTGGAGCAGTTGCTTCATTATCAGATTGGCTATCCATAACCATCTTAGCACTATTAGTCCAAGAATCTTGATCTTCCAAGCTGTTGGaaactctctctttctctgaATGGCATTTCATGTGGCCAAACAAGGCCTTCCAAGAGTGAAACCCTTTGCCACACTCTTTGCAGAACTTGTCAAACACCAAAGGGTCTTCACTTGAATAATCTGAGATTCTCCAAGTCTTCTTTGGGTTCTCTCTGAGACCATAGCTTGCAGCAGCGTTAGTTGCAGCAGCAGCTTCAGAATCTTTGTCTCCACCATTGTTGAGAGAAGATGaaagcttttcttttttttcattcatcatCTCAGACGACAAGTTGGTGATGTGAGACCTCATGTGACCCCCCAAGGATCTGCCACAGGGGAAGCACTTGCCGCAGAACTTGCACGCGTGTTTCAATTCTTGAATTCGATGGTGATCTCCTTCCATTGAATTTCGATAAGGATCAGAGAAGAAGAAACAGAAGCAAAACAAAAGGGttgttgagttgttctttgGAGGGTGAATCAGAGAGTTTCCAAGAATGCTGAATTCATCGATCTCGTTAGGCGAatcagagaaagaagaaaagtaaaACTAGCGAGACCCAGATCAGATTATTGAGGTGGAACTGCGAAAAAGCTGCATCACGCTACCTTTTTGCACTGACTgctgagagaaagaaaaaaagaaaggacaGTACACACTTGTATGAGTTTCAACAAAACTCCAAATCTAAGgcacaaaaagaggaaaaaagaagagagaatgaGTAGTGAAGTAAACAAAGCAAAGCAAAGCAAAGTTGTCTCTGGTTACCAGTGCTACCAGTTGCTTATTGGGTAGTTGagtttggaagaaaaaaaaatcaaaactcgAATAGGTGGAGAAGAGTTGTGGGTGTGTTGTGTTACCTTTGTTGCTAACGATGGTGATGAAGAAGGCAagagaggagaaaaaaagaattatagtgAGCGttgattttctctctttctctctcaatctctctcttctctccacTTGACTATATTTGGAGGAGAAATCCATGCATGGaagcaaagataaaaaagaGGGAGTGGTAATAAAGACTAAGGAGAGGGAGGATAGCAGCACGTGTACTCAACTGAGGATACTACGCCACTCCTAATCCAACGGTATAAGATTTTGCCACGAAAGCATCCCTATAGCTGAGGAACCTACTTAAACTAACTCCATGGCATGGCCAACTATTCCTTCCTTTGTCTTGCTATTAAGCAAGGAAATGCTATTGCTATTTGCTTCCACTCACTCTCTTCAAGTGAAAGGTTCCACTCTTCGGCCGTTATTCTTTGGACTTTCTATTAGTGAATGGTTTTGAAGTGGGGCCCATGCTTACCCTCTCTATATCCAGTTGCTTCACTTCACATCCCAATCAAAGCCTGCTGCCATGCCCACTGTTTCTTGATTCTCTCCTTCGGTGATTGAGAATTTGAGGGCATTTTGGTCAAGCTACCAAAAGTCCTCCAAACATTGGTGGGTCGTTCTCAAGTGGGGTTTGCTTATGTtagcttgttttattttttcaagttcTTATTATTCTTGTTAGTCGGTTTGGTTCGGTTGCTCCTTGTCTTAAATATTAAGCCTTTTTTTGTTGCAGACATAGTTGAAATATTTGATACCATCACCAAATCGTGTAACCCGGGCACTACTAGCTCATCATAGGATTAGTAAGTAATGCAACTAAAAATTGGCACATTAATGTGTGTCAAGAGTGAATTACATTTACCGTAATATCTCTGCCTCTTTATCtctcttattttgttttaatatatccTTTTGGTATcctagataataataatatagagtATTGTAAATGTTATCTTTCCTCCAAGGGCCACAACGCATACAGCTAAATTCTCTTGGCATGACATGCAGGAATTGTTTATATTGGTTAGGTACTCAGGTGGACTCTAAAAATGCATATTGGATGGAGAATAAGAACTTGGGAGTTCTAGCTAGGCTACCCATTAGAGGGGAAGTGTTGGCTATCCACTATGCCTTCTCAGTATGCCAGTAGgccattttaaattattattttttggttacCCCGGTTGCCAAAAGTATCATATTATCATTctaaatttttacttaatttccttcttttgttttcttaacccttggaaataaaaatactttttggaTTTTTATCTTGTGCGAAATATTAtcaattttgttaataattaatttttatgtagaGTGTCGAATATGAAACCTTACTTAAAAGATCTAAATTTAATTCCATTAAAACGAATAATACATTGATTTGTGAAAGGTATTTGATCTGTGTTGATCAAAATTGTAAATCATTTATTTcgttggagtttttttttttacgttatTTCTTTGGAGTTTATATTAGTAAAGCAATGCTAATTCAGTTATTTGGTCTAGTAATTAAGTTGAATGCAAACAAGTTGGGTCTGGCTGTTTCCCTGTTTTTGATTTTTcgtttctttttatattattcgTACAAACTATTAAATAGGGTATGGGAAAAAAAATTTGGTAGAGAATCAATCTCCAATATTGACATTAcacataaacaattaaaatcttaaaatttctgGGTCGTTGtcatttgaaatattttcaaTAGATGAAATTTGTGATATGCCCCCACCCCCACCCCCACCCCCACCCCccgaaagaaaaagaaaaagtgatgcGTGATTTTCTATTATGTCGCAACTAAGAATCACACCCACTGTAATAAATTGTAGCTAGCTACCGATGGAATTTATCAAATGCGATATCGAGATGCTCCTTTCTGTTAATTGAGAAGTTTATATTCATACGCGTCACAGTAGAACGGAGAACCCATGATGTAGGTGAAAACTGTGAAAGCTAGGTCAAATATATTTACTGGCATTAAAACATCgcataaatttaaatcttatatatGGTGACACTtttgaaattaaagagttaagaaTGAAGTTCTCAATACAAATGAAGAATAAACATATCCAAGTAATTTCTAAATTGAAGATGAAATGAATATTGCAAGTGAAGTTTTAAAGCTAATAATGTAAGTTCAAAGCATCACTTTATCTATTAAAGTCCAGAAATTGATAATACAATACTAAATTAATTAGTTGCTGGTATAAgttaaagagaaaagaaaaatatgtttagCGATTTCGTCCATAATTGCTCACTATTAATGCATTCTTTGacaataaaatgaattgaagtgCAAGGTATAGGGAGAGAGAAGTAcaattattgttaaaataaaaggaaagggCAATATATTTTAAGCATCTATATATGAGAAAAAGATGTAtaatttattcctttttttaaaaaaaaaaaatgtgcataaACTATATATctacatatttaataaaattgaattaatgaaGTCCAATCCATTTTATTCTGAAAAACGACCTATAAGTGAATCTTAAATATGTGGCAGTGTGTGGACTGTCCTACATTATGCATGTTTCATGTATATTTCATGCACACCGTACCTGACCTAATCATTCCAATAGGGAGAAGGTAgatcaaatattatattatatatacataaaaactAGGTGCAACAATGTGTGATTAACATTTGTTAATTACTTTAAGGTATCTGATTAGATTAGGCATAGTTAATCCATTGATACACCCCTGAATAAACAAGTAGTACTAGCTGTCTAGCATCGTGACTTGTGAGTGCCTTGTTATTTTAAGACAAGGGTGCATTGGATCTTAATTAGTTCGTGCTCAATTGCTTGCTGACTATAATATCCTCACAGATTGGCCAGCATGGCTAGCTTTTAAGGGTCATAGACCAAAGTAAGTGCcggcatttttttcatttttatcaagCCGGCCACGTTCATTTCGGTGGCCATATAACATTAATGTCTTATTAGCAGCCACGGATTATGTTACGAGTCATGACTCAAACAACTTCACTGTCATTGCTTCACTTAATTTGTGCCTCTTTTTGCCGGCAACTTAGTACGGTGGTTAGctgtatttgtttgttttccccCCTCTTTGTTGTTGTAATGGATGATCCACAAAGAGAAGCTTCATGTGCAAAAGGATTAGAGATGCTAAGCATTAGAATATGAcgtttcaaataataaaaaataatactatatgATTGGACTTTTAATCCCCCCgtattaattttctattaagGTAACATGTGCATGCACACAATGTATGCGGTGTGCCTAGTAGCTAGCACACCTTCACTCGATGTGCATTCCCCACATTCTTTTAGAGCctatatgtaatatatatgctatgcctttatatatatatatatatatatatatatatatatattactatgaAATTACTTCAATTATCTCTTGGATGGCCAGattgaagaacaaaaaaagTACACGCTTTGAACTTGCCTGAGAAACTAAACTAAGTATAGATTAAAATTGAGTAATGTGGTGAAAAAAAGGACCATACATTTGAACttcgattattttttttttttttataaaaaaaggaagCCTATGAATTTACATCATGATGGTAATGCACGTGAAAACTTAAATTTAGAGATCATAAGTCGTTAAAAGTAACGCTGCATTGAATGGTACTAAATATTGAGGTACCATGAGCTGGTGTACTAGATGCAATTTCAAGCATCAAAATCTAACAAACTCACGACGCAAATGGAAAAATTGTTGGGTCCACCGAAGAAAAATAGATGgaccaaaattaatatttaacgaGAGAATACAGCCGAGCATATAGTTTGCTTAGAAGTGGTTGAACACTTCTCTGTACTAACTGGAGTATATAATAGAGTACAACGCAGAGAATTCACAGAGCAGACTTGTCTCTTTTGGCCCGCATTAAAGCATTTGGGATCTGTCAATCTCTGAATGGCACCTCCAAGAAACTTCACTTGTGGGGGAAGACTTTTGGCTATGCAAGAGTGATAACAGAATTAACAATTATAACCACAAGCTGTACATCGTGGGGTTGTTCTAGCTTAACAAATATTTTCCAATTTTAGTTCTAAATATGTAagtgttttaaatatttgaagcaAGAGTTTTGTAATTCATATTAGTTTTATTCAGCTCAAAAACAGAATTATCTcccatgaaaaatatt
Protein-coding sequences here:
- the ZAT4 gene encoding zinc finger protein ZAT4 isoform X1, whose product is MEGDHHRIQELKHACKFCGKCFPCGRSLGGHMRSHITNLSSEMMNEKKEKLSSSLNNGGDKDSEAAAATNAAASYGLRENPKKTWRISDYSSEDPLVFDKFCKECGKGFHSWKALFGHMKCHSEKERVSNSLEDQDSWTNSAKMVMDSQSDNEATAPNKRRRSKRRTRYTVVASSAAAATTSSVVSFANPSSSSLSEVEQEQEEVAMSLMMLSRDVSPWSGRHSVAESSDNNSAYFEARSSVRTNLVTKFDCSNKNFPPKTAKVTKQSDNKWEVGNSENPNSIRGTSSQLLTTIAASDNITTEIPENGFRVNKSRVSNKGYERAKSELEYVSALEDSEGEHGRSRVNGTESVLSKSVTTTGNKYSSIKTKFSGSEMKSNKNLVDKASEAESSKNSNKRGKFECTTCNKIFHSYQALGGHRASHKKIKGCFASTNESSENSIETDPSPDPIATENKLMKNSDSEYLVEHQHGASLHNEGETVNESKKSKGHHECPICFKVFPSGQALGGHKRSHMVGGSESRNFQTIVPQEPVAEIRDFLDLNLPASTEEESYSHADSNSNRPWWIVEDNHKQEALVGLIS